In the genome of Mucilaginibacter sp. 14171R-50, the window TTGGGAAATGTATAAAAAAGCCGAAGCCAGTTTCTGGACAGCCGAGGAGATAGACCTGTCGGACGACATGAAGCACTGGGAGAACTTAACCCCTGGTGAAAAACATTTTATATCGCATATCCTGGCGTTTTTTGCAGCAAGCGACGGAATTGTAAACGAAAACCTGGCCATCAATTTCATGAGCGAGGTGCAGCTGCCCGAGGCACGTTGCTTCTACGGTTTCCAGATCATGATGGAGAATATCCACTCAGAAACTTACGCCCTGTTAATAGATACCTACGTTAAAGACCCGGCGGAAAAAGACCGCCTGTTCCACGCTATCGAGACAGTGCCTTGTGTAGGCAAAAAAGCCGAATGGGCTTTAAAATGGATAAATAACGGCACATTTGCCGAGCGCCTGGTTGCCTTTGCAGCTGTAGAGGGTATCTTTTTCAGCGGCAGCTTCTGCTCTATCTTCTGGTTTAAAAAACGTGGCCTGATGCCGGGCCTTACCTTTAGTAACGAGCTGATATCGCGCGACGAAGGTTCGCACTGCGAGTTTGCCTGCCTGCTATATGGTATGCTGCAAAATAAACTATCAACCGAGGCAGCTACCAAAATTATTACCGATGCGGTTGAGATAGAAAAAGAATTTGTGAACGATGCCTTACCGGTAAGCCTGATAGGTATGAACGCTAAAATGATGAGCCAGTATATCGAGTTTGTGGCCGACAGGTGGCTGGCCGAACTGGGTTACCCTAAGGTTTACAATGTATCATGTCCGTTTGATTTTATGGAGATGATAAGCCTGCAGGGTAAAACCAACTTTTTTGAGAAGCGCGTTGGCGACTACCAAAAAAGCGGCGTAATGAACAGCACTGCCGAGAGCAAAGCGTTCTCGCTCGATGAGGATTTTTAAGGATTGAAACCTGAAAAAACTCGAAAAAATTAAAGAAAATTCGAGAAAATTCGGGGTGATTTATCTGAAATATTAAACTAACTAATTAAAATAAAATACCCCTGCCGGGTTGGCAGGGAATAAGGAGGTGGCAAAATGTTCGTAGTAAAAAGAGACGGAAGAAAAGAGTCGGTAAAGTTCGACAAGATCACGGCACGGATTGAAAAACTGTGCTATGGGTTTAACCTGGTTGACCCAATTGATGTGGCAAAAAAAGTAATTGAAGGTTTGTTTGATGGTGTTACAACCTCCGAACTGGATAACCTTGCAGCCGAGACGGCGGCATCGTTAACCACCAAGCACCCCGACTATGCTTTGCTTGCATCGCGTATAGCGGTATCAAACTTGCACAAGAACACCACCAAATCGTTCTCTGAAACCATGAAACGTATGTATGAGTACGTTGACAAAAAAACAGGTAAAAATGCCGCTTTACTGGCCGATGATGTTTACGAGGTGATTATGGCCAATGCCGATATCCTGGATAGCAGCATTATTTACGACCGCGACTTTGGTTTTGATTACTTCGGTTTTAAAACACTCGAAAAATCGTACCTGTTGAAAATAGACGGTAAAATTGCCGAGCGCCCGCAGCACCTGTTTATGCGCGTATCGGTAGGTATCCATAAGGATGACATCGAAAGCGCTATCAAAACCTACAACCTGATGAGCGAGCGCTGGTTTACCCATGCTACGCCAACGTTATTTAACGCGGGCACACCAAAACCGCAGATGTCATCATGCTTTTTGCTGACCATGAAGGACGACAGCATCGAGGGTATTTACGATACACTTAAACAAACCGCCAAGATCTCACAAAGCGCGGGTGGTATTGGTTTAAGCATCCACAATGTAAGGGCTACAGGCTCGTACATCAGTGGCACAAACGGCACCAGCAACGGTATCATACCGATGCTGAAAGTATTTAACGATACCGCACGTTATGTTGACCAGGGCGGCGGCAAGCGTAAAGGCGCCTTTGCTATTTACCTGGAGCCATGGCATGCAGATATATTTGAGTTCCTTGACCTGCGTAAAAACCACGGTAAGGAAGAAATGCGTGCGCGCGACCTGTTCTATGCCCTTTGGGTATCTGACCTGTTTATGCGCCGTGTAGAGGCCAACGAAGAGTGGACCCTGTTTTGCCCGCACGAAGCACCGGGCCTGGCCGATTGCCACGGTAAGGAGTTTGAAGAACTTTACGAGCGTTATGAGAAAGAAGGCCGTGGCCGTAAAACCATTAAAGCGCAGGAGCTATGGTTTGCCGTGCTTGATGCACAGGTTGAAACCGGTACACCATACCTGCTGTATAAAGATGCCGCCAACGTGAAATCAAACCAGCAAAACCTGGGCACCATAAAAAGCTCGAACCTGTGTACCGAAATTATGGAGTACACTTCTGATAAGGAAGTTGCGGTTTGTAACCTGGCATCATTAGCGTTACCTCGTTATGTGATCAATGGCGAGTTTGACCATGCTAAACTATACGAGGTAACTTACCAGGCTACCATAAACCTTAACAAGATAATTGATAACAACTACTACCCGGTTGAAGAAGCGCGCTATTCAAACCTGCGCCACCGCCCTATTGGGTTAGGTGTACAAGGTTTGGCCGATGCCTTTATTTTGCTGCGCTTACCGTTTGAGAGCGATGAAGCAAAACAACTGAACAAAGAGATCTTCGAGACCATTTACTTTGCTGCCATGACGGCTTCAAAAGACCTGGCCATTAAAGACGGCGCTTACGATACCTTTAAAGGGTCGCCATTATCTGAAGGTAAGTTCCAGTTTGACCTTTGGGACGTAAAACCTGCCAGCACCCGTTGGGACTGGGATAACCTGCGCCTTGACGTAATGAACCATGGCGTACGCAACTCGCTGTTAGTAGCGCCGATGCCAACCGCATCAACATCGCAGATATTGGGTAATAACGAGTGCTTTGAGCCATATACCTCAAACATTTACACCCGCCGTGTATTAAGCGGTGAGTTTGTAATAGTGAACAAACACCTGTTGCGCGACCTTGTTGACCGTGGTTTATGGACCAACAACATGAAAGACAGGATTATCAGCGCCAATGGTTCTATCCAGGACATTGCCGAGATACCTGCAGATATCAAGGAACTGTACAAAACTGTTTGGGAAATTAAGATGCGTAACATTATAGATATGGCTGCCGACCGGGGCGCTTATATCTGCCAGTCGCAATCGTTAAACCTGTTCATTAACTCGCCAAATGCTTCAAAACTGACTTCGATGCACTTCTACGCATGGAAGAAAGGCTTAAAAACAGGTATGTACTACCTGCGCACACAAGCGGCATCGCAAGCGGTTAAATTTACTGTTGAGAACCAGGGCGGCGGCAAAAACATGGAAGCCGTTATACCCGAAGTTGTTGCCGACAGCAACGACGAGATACCGGCAGGCCCAACCTGTTCAATGGAAGAAGGTTGTGTTACCTGCTCTGCATAAATAGCCTAATACTACATAGATTATAAGTAGTCGGAAAGTCAGAAAGTCCGCATAAGTCCGAAAGTTAAAGATGTTTTCTCATCTTTGCTTTCGGACTTTTTTATTACAAGAATATCTTCCGGACTTTCGGTCTTTCCCGACTTCCGGACTCAAAACAATGCTCATCTCGCCCAAACACGAAATACTCTATTGCGACCGCTGCCGGGCACCTTTTGAATGTAAAGCAAATTCATTCACCAAGTGCCAGTGTAGTACCGTGCAGCTTACCATTAACGAGGTGCAGTACGTAAGCGAGCTATACGACGGCTGCCTGTGCGCCAATTGCCTGCTGGAGTTGCAGAAGGAGTATCAGGAAGGATTGTAACATAGCTAAAAAGCAGAGGCCCTGTGCGATCCCTCCCAGCGGGAGGGTGGCGGGAGGGGTTTAATAAAGCAGACTAACCCCTCCCGCCACCGCTCATGCCATCCGCGCCCCTCCCCAAGGAGGGAATTATGATCTGCCAACATAAGGGCGGAAAAATTAGAAAAGCAGGGACTGCGCGATTCCTTCCCAACTGGAGGGTGCAGGGAGGGGTTTAATAAAGCGGACTACCCCTCCCCGCCAACGCTCATGCCATCCGCGCCCCTCCCCAAGGAGGGATTATGATCTGCCAACATAAGGGTGGGAAAAGTAGCACAGCAAGGGCCTGTGAGGTTTCCTCCCAACGGGAGGGTGTAGGGAGGGGTTTAATAAAGCGGACTAACCCCTCCCGCCAATACAAGCCCCCCCGCACCCCTTCCCAAGGAGGGAATTATGATCTGCCAACATAAGGGCGGGAAAAGTAGCATAGCAGAGGCCGTGTGCGATTCCCTCCCAACGGGAGGGTGTAGGGAGGGGTTTAATAAAGCGGACTAACCCCTCCCGCCAATACAAGCACCCCTGCAGCCGCACTGCCTTTCGCGCCCCTCTCAAGAAGGGAACGGCGCTGGGAGTGTATCTTACACTTACAGTTTATCCTTTACATACACCTCGCCCTTATAAGGCTCAATTACCGAGTGGAAACTGTAGCCGGCAACGTGCAGCAGGTAATAGGTCATGATATCGCACCAGCAGATCTCGTCATGAAACATAGGCACTTTGGGGAACGTGCCTTCCTGTTTGCTTTCTTCTTTGTTGTAGTTGTACTCACCATCGTGCTTGCGTATCCATTCTTTAAACAGGTCCATCTCTGATGGTTCGGAGAAAACGATCTTGAAAAAGGTTTCTTCGGTAACGTCCTTCAGGTCGTCGTTCATGTAATGGTGATACTTATGGCGGTGGCGGATGATCTTTGCGGTTAACATGTTGTTGTGCTATTGTGTATTAGCCTAACAACAAAATTGGGCAAGCGTTTGAGGCGAGGCAAATTTTGTTTGCTTTACTGATGTTACGGCGCGCCCCGCTTCCGTCTTTCGCGCTAATTCCATATCTTCACCCACTGTAAAACTCATACTTAAATTATGAAACTACTTGAAGGAAAAACGGCACTGATCACTGGTGCATCAAAAGGTATAGGCCGCAAAATAGCAGAGAAATTTGCCGAGCACGGCGCCAATGTAGCCTTTACATACTTATCGTCTGTTGAAAAAGGGCAGGCGCTTGAGCAGGAACTGCAAAGCTTTGGCACGCAGGTAAAAGGCTACCGCAGCGATGCCTCGAAGTTTGATGAAGCCGAAAAACTGGTTAACGATATTGTTGCCGATTTTGGCACTTTAGATATCGTAGTGAACAATGCCGGTATCACCAAAGACGGCCTGCTGATGCGCATGACCGAAGAACAATGGGACGAGGTACTTAATGTAAACCTGAAATCGATATTCAACGTAACCAAGGCCGCATCCAAGATAATGATGAAGAACCGTAAGGGGGTTTTCATTAACATGAGCTCGGTAGTGGGTGTGCAGGGCAACGCCGGGCAGGCAAACTATGCCGCTTCAAAGGCAGGCATCATCGGGTTCTCAAAGTCGGTGGCCAAAGAGCTTGGCTCGCGTAACATCCGCACCAACGTGGTAGCACCGGGCTTTATCCGTACGGAAATGACCGAGGTTTTAGACCCCAAAGTAGTTGAAGGCTGGGCAGCGGCTATCCCGCTTAAACGTGCCGGCGAAACCGAAGATGTGGCGAACGCCTGCGTATTCCTGGCGTCAGATATGGCAGCCTACATCACCGGCCAGGTGATACCTGTTGACGGTGGAATGTTGTAGCAGCAAGTTGAAAGTACAAAGTTGAAAGTCCGTGCTATGAACTTGCTTTAGGGTCCATCCGGTCGGCTTGCCCCGGATGCTGCAAAACCGGCATAAAACAATAGAAGTAATCAACAAAAAATCCGGATAGCCTTAACTACCCGGATTTTTTCTATTAAAAGTAAAATAACCTTTCGACTATTTTATTACGCTTTGTTTTTCGCTTCCTGAACTTCAAGACGGATCGACTGCGCTAAGTTTTTCAGGTCTTGCATACCTTTACGAACGCGTGTGCCGGCAGCACTGTTGCCTTTGTTATAAAATTTGTCGGCATCAGCTTCCAGTGATGCAACCAGTTCTTTTACTTCAGTAAATTTTTTCATTGTGAATGCTCCTTTAATTTTTGAGGTTTATTGTTTTAACTTAAGCTAATCTAAAGTGTTTTTATTTAAAAAAAAACTTTTACCCTATAAAAATAGTGCCTTTAAAGTGGTTTTTTTCCACATTTCACCGTTTTTTAGTACCGAAAAACCACGCAAACGCTCATTTAAAAATCGCCCGTTTATTAAAATTTTAAGTATTTGAATAATTAGTTACATCATAGGCAATTTTATTTGGCAAATATTCAAATAATTACAACTAATGAGTTTGTTAGTTACAACCTAAGTAAGTTATTCACAATTAGCTATTTGCATTATAAATTTTTTGACAGTAACCGGCACCACGGGTGTGTTGGGCACCCTGCCTTTTAAGGCAAACAATGCGATATAACGCGGTTTAAACGAAATATCTTTTGCGGCTACCTCTTTAAAGGCGGCGTTGGGCGTATTGCCCCCGGCGTATAAAAACCGGTAATGCTTGTCGGTCCCTTCAATGCGGAGGGCGGTATATTTCAGATTGTCTGCCAGCGTTGGTTTAAGCCTAATACTATCTAAAAGCATTACTGTTGAATGTGCAAACTCTTCGGGCTTATTATTGTGCCCTGCCGACACGATTGCTTGTACCAACACTTCCTTAGGCTTGTTATACCCGCCGAACATATCATTGTAAGCCAAAGATATCCTTACGCTGGGGCTGTTTAGGGTGGTATCTTCTAAAAGCAACAGCCCGGCCTGCTGCCACTCGGCCATGGGTACAAAGTTCTGCATTTGAAGTTCGGCGTTAAAACAACCGTCGGGCAGCGCGTGTACAAGCAAATTTTTTATTTCAGGCGGGGTGTTCCCGTCGGGCCAGTTATCGCCTTGCAAAGTGAACAGTGTTAAACTGCCGGGCCTGCCCGCCCTTTTTGTCCAATAAGTGCTATCCTTACCCAATACGCTCCATCCGGTATTGGTGAGGTGCGTAGCGCTCAGATCGGCAAAATCCTCATTAACAGATAACTCATGCTTTCTAGGGAACCAAAGGAAAGCTGCAGCCGTAAACACAAGTACCAGCACGAAAGTGAATAAGATTTTTTTATTCCCGGATGGCTTATCCGCGCCCGCCACGGTTAAGTTTTTACTGCGGTACATAAACCAATACGGATGGTGCCCTTCGTCGTTCTTACGGGCTATTTCGTTAGTGTATGGCGCTTGCAGTACGTACCGTGCCAGGGTATCCATAGAAGCGACGGAAGGGTTCTCGTCCCGACTTTTATCCAACACAAAAAACGAATAGTTTTTGAGGCTGCGCCAGCCAATAGTTAAGCCCGTTTTCTCAAAGATCTGCTGATAAAAGAGCTTGCTTTCGGTCTCGCTTATTGCGCCGGTAAACAGCTTGTTAAAACAGCGCGCATAGGCTTCGGCGTATAATTTTGCAAATACAACAAAGTCGGGGTCTTCCATTACTCAAATATACAATTCCGTTACGTTTCCGTTACGTTACCGCATTATCTCGCCTGTCCAGAACATTTTTGTGCGATCCTAAACAAACTTAATAAAACGGACCAATGAAACACCTAATGGTTATTTTCTTCGTGCTCTACGCCTTGCAGATCAAAGGCCAGTCGTTACAATTACATTACGATGCCAGGCACGCTATTGACCCTGAAAACAATCCTAAAAACTTTGTTTCAGTACAGTTTGAGTATCTGAAACAATTAGACACGGGCAAAACATTTATAAAGCCCGGCACATTTCTTTTAAAGCTGCAGGCGGATATGTCGGGCGATCAATCCAGCATTGGTAAGTGTTATATGCAGGTATCGCAGGAAGTGCGCTTTTGGAAACCCCGAATTTTTATAAACCTGCAATATAGCGGCGGCCTGGGCGTTACCTACCCCCGGCAGTATAGCTACTATATACAAAACACTTACCAGGTTGGGGTAAGTTATCCGTTTAAAATAGGAAAAGGATACTTTAGCAGCGTTTTAAATTACAAGTATATATCCTATAAAAAGCCAAGTCACGACTTTTTTTACACCCTTTATTTCTACCAGGGGTTATGGAATTATAAAGTTGAGTTTGCGGGTGATTTTTCTTTTGGCACCGAAAACAGAAACCATGGCGATGAATTTACGGCCAGCCTGCATGGCAAGCGTTTTATATTTTTTGCCGAGCCGCAGTTATGGTACAATATTAATAAAAGCTTAGCCTGTGGCACCAGGCTCAATCTTTATTATCATATACTTAGCCCTGATAACCGCACCCAAGCGTACCCAACACTTGGGATAAGGGCTAAATTATAAACTAAAAGCCCCGCAATAATGCAGGGCTATATGATGCAGTAAATATACTAAGATGCAATTGCCATTTTATAATGCCCCTCCTGCAACTTGGCCGAAACGGCGCTAAAGGCTGTTAGCGTGTACTCTACATCCTGCAGGGTATGCATGGCTGTGGGTATCAACCTTATCATGATCAGGCCTTTTGGTATTACCGGGTAAACTACAATTGAGCAAAAAACACCATATTTTTCGCGCAGTTCAGTAGTTAAGCTGGTGGCTTCGGTAAGGTCGCCTTTTAAAAATACCGGCGTTACCATAGTGTCGGTTACACCAATATCAAAGCCCTGGGCAACTAAGCCTTTTTGCAGGGTTTTGGCAATTATCCAAAGGTTTTCGCGCAACTGCGGGTTTGTTTTTAACAACTCGAACCGCTTTTTCAAACCCATCACCATTGGCATAGGCAATGCCTTGGCAAACGTTTGCGACCGCATGTTATAACGCAGGTAATTGATGATGCCGGTATCGGCAGCTATAAATGCGCCTATTCCGGCCATAGACTTAGCAAAGGTACCGAAGTAAAGATCTACCCCATCAACGCAGTTTTGCGCCTCGTGCGTACCCGAACCGGTTTTACCCATGGTACCAAAACCGTGCGCATCATCAACCAAAAGGCGGAAGTTATATTGCTGTTTATATGATATGATCTCCTTTAATTTACCCTGCGCGCCCGACATGCCAAAAACGCCCTCGGTTATTACCAGTATGCCGCCGCCGGTAGCATCGGTTATATGGCGGGCATGCTCAAGCTGTTTTTTAAAGCTTTCCATGTCGTTATGCCTGTAAACAAAACGTTTGCCCATATGCAGGCGCACACCATCAATTATACAAGCGTGCGATTCGGCATCGTAAATGATCACATCGTTACGGTCAACCATCGCATCAATAATGGATACCATACCCTGGTAGCCGTAGTTGAGCAGGAACGCGGCATCCTTGCCTACAAATTCGGCCAGGCTGTCCTCCAGTTCTTCGTGCTGCCGGGTATTGCCAGACATCATCCGGGCGCCCATTGGGTAAGCCATACCATAATCGGCGGCGGCTTTCGCGTCGGCCTCGCGCACTTCTGGGTGATTGGCAAGACCCAGGTAGTTGTTAAGGCTCCACACCAGTTGTTTCTTTCCGTTAAATGTCATGTGGGGGCCTAACTCTCCTTCCAGGTTGGGGAAAGAGAAATACCCATGCGACCACTTTTGGTGCTGCCCGATAGGGCCGCCCATATTTTTGTTTATCTTATCAAACAAGTCCAAGGTGAGTTTCTTTTGTTAAATGCTGTAAAAATAGAACCCTTAAAAAGGCTGTTTATTGCGTAACAACCTTATAACAAAAAAGCCCCTGCATTGTTGCAAGGGGCTTTTATATAATGGGTTCAGATCAATTAGTCTACGTTATCGTGTAAAAAGGAATTATTGTTCCTGATCTCGGTTTTACCGTCGCTATCAGGCAGTAACGAGAACCTTGACACCTGGCTTTCGTCGGATGCCGGGGTTTGCTGCAGGGCAATTTCCTTACGTTTATAGGCCGGGATATTCTCCAGCTCCTGTATGTTGCCGTTGCGCAGCTTCATACTAAGGTCTTTTAAACGCATAATACGCTCGCGCGATTTACGCAGCTGCTCTTCTATCGATTCGTCGGTTTTGTTCTCGTCGGCGCTAACTATTTCGGGTTCCGGTTCCGGTTCAGGCTCGGCCTGTACTTTTGCGGTAACCGGTTCAAAGTTCATTACCGTTTCGGTAACCTTAAAGGTAAACTCCGATGGGTCGTTCTCTTCGGCAGCAGGGGTTTCCTCGTTAAGGTCGTATTTTATAACGGTATCGTCAGCCGCGTCTTGTTGTTCGGCGCGCGCAAACAGGTCAAATAAGCCGGTTTGTTTTGGCTCATCCTTCAGTTTCATATACGGCGCGGCATCCATTTCGGCATCGGCTTTAACCGGGGTGATAAATTCGTTCACCGGTTTTACCAATGGCTCGTTCTCGGGCACCAGCATCGATACAATTTTTTTATTACTGTTCTCTTTCTCGCGCTCATCTTTGGTTTGGAAACCGGTTGCGATAATGGTAACCGAAAGCTTATCTCCCAAATTCTCGTCGCGGCAGTTACCCCATATCAGGTCTGCGGCCAGGCCGGCTTCTTCCTGTATATAGTCGGTAATAATACTTACCTCGTCCATGGTAACTTCCTTATCGCCCGAACTGATATTCAATAAAATATAACGCGCGCCTTCAATTTCGTTATCCTTCAGCAGCGGAGAAGATAGTGCACCTTCTACTGCTTTTAAGGCACGATTTTCGCCTTCGGCAGAGCAGCTACCCATGATAGATACGCCACTGTCTTTCATCACCGTGCGCACATCCTTAAAATCTACGTTGATATAGCCCGGCAGGGTGATGATCTCGGCGATGCCTTTTGCAGCTGTGGTCAAAATATCATCGGCCTGTGCAAATGCCGAACCCAGCGTTAGGTTGCCAAATATCTGGCGCAGCCTGTCGTTTGATATCACCAGGAAAGAATCTACGTATTTTTTCAGCTCTTCCATACCTGCATCGGCCTGCATTTTACGGCGCTTGCCCTCAAACGAGAAAGGAGTTGTTATGATACCTACGGTAAGGATATCCAGCTCGCGGGCTGCTTTGGCAATAATAGGGCTTGCCCCTGTACCGGTGCCACCACCCATACCCGCCGTAATAAACAGCATTTTGGTGTTTGAGCCCAGCATCTGTTTAATGTCGTCGATGTTTTCGATGGCCGAGTTTTTACCCACTTCGGGTATAGAACCCGCACCCATACCTTCGGTGAGGCTTGCGCCCAACTGAACTTTGTTTGGGATAGGGCTTAACTCAAGCGCCTGGGCATCGGTGTTACAAATTATGAAATCGACACCGGTAATTCCCTGCCTGTACATATGGTTTACCGCGTTACCGCCGCCCCCGCCAACACCAATTACCTTGATGATAGACGATTTTTCCTTTAACATCTCAAACTGCATAATCCTTATTTTCAGCTATATGTATTCTGGTGAATAAATAGATTTTCTTAATGTAATAATATGACTTTTTCCACAAGCTTTTTCCACAATTGTGCACAATGTGGAAAAGTTTTAGGATGTGAATAAGTTGGCGAGTAGTTGATTAGTGAGCAGAGATTAGTTCTTATCAAATTAAAACCATTCTCCATTCTCTACTCACCATTCTCTATTCTCTACTTCAAAAAGTCCTCGTCTTTTATGTCGTCCTTAATAAATTTTTTGCCCGATTCAAGTATTTTGCCCAATAGCCCAAACTTGCGGTCGTCGGTGTATTTTGCTTTTTCAGCTTTAACAGCAGCCGCTGCCGGCACTTGTGCAGCACCGTTGTATTCCATTTTCTGGATACCTTTTATCAGCAGGCCTATACCTGTAGCAAATGTTGGACTTTGCAGTTCCTCGTAAGTGCTTTTTGGCAATACCTCGTTTTTGGCCAGGTGCTCGTTGGGGTAACCCACACGGCAGTCAAGGCCGGTAACGTATTCTATTAATTGGGTCAGGTGCTTTAATTGTGCGCCGCCGCCGGTTACTACTATACCCGCTATCAGTTTCTTTTCGTAGCCGGATGATTTGATCTCGTAGTACACATGCTCTATAATTTCTTCCATACGCGCCTGTATTACAAACGCCAGGTTTTTCACCGAAATCTCCTTTGGCTCGCGACCGCGTAAACCAGGCACGCAAACTATTTCGTTCTCTTTATTTTCCTCTGCCAGCGCCGAACCAAACCTCACCTTAAGTTGTTCTGCTATGTTGCGCATTACCGAGCAGCCTTCACGGATATCTTCGGTTACACTGTTAC includes:
- a CDS encoding histone H1, translating into MKKFTEVKELVASLEADADKFYNKGNSAAGTRVRKGMQDLKNLAQSIRLEVQEAKNKA
- a CDS encoding ribonucleoside-diphosphate reductase small subunit; the encoded protein is MQEETELLLKENKDRFVILPIKYPAIWEMYKKAEASFWTAEEIDLSDDMKHWENLTPGEKHFISHILAFFAASDGIVNENLAINFMSEVQLPEARCFYGFQIMMENIHSETYALLIDTYVKDPAEKDRLFHAIETVPCVGKKAEWALKWINNGTFAERLVAFAAVEGIFFSGSFCSIFWFKKRGLMPGLTFSNELISRDEGSHCEFACLLYGMLQNKLSTEAATKIITDAVEIEKEFVNDALPVSLIGMNAKMMSQYIEFVADRWLAELGYPKVYNVSCPFDFMEMISLQGKTNFFEKRVGDYQKSGVMNSTAESKAFSLDEDF
- a CDS encoding cysteine-rich CWC family protein — protein: MLISPKHEILYCDRCRAPFECKANSFTKCQCSTVQLTINEVQYVSELYDGCLCANCLLELQKEYQEGL
- a CDS encoding pyridoxal phosphate-dependent aminotransferase family protein; amino-acid sequence: MDLFDKINKNMGGPIGQHQKWSHGYFSFPNLEGELGPHMTFNGKKQLVWSLNNYLGLANHPEVREADAKAAADYGMAYPMGARMMSGNTRQHEELEDSLAEFVGKDAAFLLNYGYQGMVSIIDAMVDRNDVIIYDAESHACIIDGVRLHMGKRFVYRHNDMESFKKQLEHARHITDATGGGILVITEGVFGMSGAQGKLKEIISYKQQYNFRLLVDDAHGFGTMGKTGSGTHEAQNCVDGVDLYFGTFAKSMAGIGAFIAADTGIINYLRYNMRSQTFAKALPMPMVMGLKKRFELLKTNPQLRENLWIIAKTLQKGLVAQGFDIGVTDTMVTPVFLKGDLTEATSLTTELREKYGVFCSIVVYPVIPKGLIMIRLIPTAMHTLQDVEYTLTAFSAVSAKLQEGHYKMAIAS
- the ftsZ gene encoding cell division protein FtsZ; the encoded protein is MQFEMLKEKSSIIKVIGVGGGGGNAVNHMYRQGITGVDFIICNTDAQALELSPIPNKVQLGASLTEGMGAGSIPEVGKNSAIENIDDIKQMLGSNTKMLFITAGMGGGTGTGASPIIAKAARELDILTVGIITTPFSFEGKRRKMQADAGMEELKKYVDSFLVISNDRLRQIFGNLTLGSAFAQADDILTTAAKGIAEIITLPGYINVDFKDVRTVMKDSGVSIMGSCSAEGENRALKAVEGALSSPLLKDNEIEGARYILLNISSGDKEVTMDEVSIITDYIQEEAGLAADLIWGNCRDENLGDKLSVTIIATGFQTKDEREKENSNKKIVSMLVPENEPLVKPVNEFITPVKADAEMDAAPYMKLKDEPKQTGLFDLFARAEQQDAADDTVIKYDLNEETPAAEENDPSEFTFKVTETVMNFEPVTAKVQAEPEPEPEPEIVSADENKTDESIEEQLRKSRERIMRLKDLSMKLRNGNIQELENIPAYKRKEIALQQTPASDESQVSRFSLLPDSDGKTEIRNNNSFLHDNVD
- a CDS encoding DUF5020 family protein, which gives rise to MKHLMVIFFVLYALQIKGQSLQLHYDARHAIDPENNPKNFVSVQFEYLKQLDTGKTFIKPGTFLLKLQADMSGDQSSIGKCYMQVSQEVRFWKPRIFINLQYSGGLGVTYPRQYSYYIQNTYQVGVSYPFKIGKGYFSSVLNYKYISYKKPSHDFFYTLYFYQGLWNYKVEFAGDFSFGTENRNHGDEFTASLHGKRFIFFAEPQLWYNINKSLACGTRLNLYYHILSPDNRTQAYPTLGIRAKL
- the fabG gene encoding 3-oxoacyl-[acyl-carrier-protein] reductase, which produces MKLLEGKTALITGASKGIGRKIAEKFAEHGANVAFTYLSSVEKGQALEQELQSFGTQVKGYRSDASKFDEAEKLVNDIVADFGTLDIVVNNAGITKDGLLMRMTEEQWDEVLNVNLKSIFNVTKAASKIMMKNRKGVFINMSSVVGVQGNAGQANYAASKAGIIGFSKSVAKELGSRNIRTNVVAPGFIRTEMTEVLDPKVVEGWAAAIPLKRAGETEDVANACVFLASDMAAYITGQVIPVDGGML
- a CDS encoding ribonucleoside-diphosphate reductase subunit alpha is translated as MFVVKRDGRKESVKFDKITARIEKLCYGFNLVDPIDVAKKVIEGLFDGVTTSELDNLAAETAASLTTKHPDYALLASRIAVSNLHKNTTKSFSETMKRMYEYVDKKTGKNAALLADDVYEVIMANADILDSSIIYDRDFGFDYFGFKTLEKSYLLKIDGKIAERPQHLFMRVSVGIHKDDIESAIKTYNLMSERWFTHATPTLFNAGTPKPQMSSCFLLTMKDDSIEGIYDTLKQTAKISQSAGGIGLSIHNVRATGSYISGTNGTSNGIIPMLKVFNDTARYVDQGGGKRKGAFAIYLEPWHADIFEFLDLRKNHGKEEMRARDLFYALWVSDLFMRRVEANEEWTLFCPHEAPGLADCHGKEFEELYERYEKEGRGRKTIKAQELWFAVLDAQVETGTPYLLYKDAANVKSNQQNLGTIKSSNLCTEIMEYTSDKEVAVCNLASLALPRYVINGEFDHAKLYEVTYQATINLNKIIDNNYYPVEEARYSNLRHRPIGLGVQGLADAFILLRLPFESDEAKQLNKEIFETIYFAAMTASKDLAIKDGAYDTFKGSPLSEGKFQFDLWDVKPASTRWDWDNLRLDVMNHGVRNSLLVAPMPTASTSQILGNNECFEPYTSNIYTRRVLSGEFVIVNKHLLRDLVDRGLWTNNMKDRIISANGSIQDIAEIPADIKELYKTVWEIKMRNIIDMAADRGAYICQSQSLNLFINSPNASKLTSMHFYAWKKGLKTGMYYLRTQAASQAVKFTVENQGGGKNMEAVIPEVVADSNDEIPAGPTCSMEEGCVTCSA